In the Haloferula helveola genome, one interval contains:
- the glgP gene encoding alpha-glucan family phosphorylase has protein sequence MAESFLPAPYAPTYDIDPKYAKSAVYFCCEFAIDQSFKIYSGGLGFLAGSHMRSAAALKQNLCGIGVYWTCGYYNQTRGEGREMAVQFRRKEYAFLQDTGIRFQIPIYGKQVWVGAKFLPPEVFGTVPMFFLTTDIEENDINDRQITQRLYDNDPGRRVAQYIVLGVGGARLLEELKVDPEVWHLNEAHALSAAFRVLEKHKGKVEEVRKRFVFTTHTPEEAGNEKHDFGLLKSASFFGGLDEAVVREATGITDSVFNHSLAALRLSHKANGVSKLHGEVSRKMWGHHENICPIGHVTNAQNARYWKDRGLERARTNGDLEFLHDRKRELKDQLFRVVADQTGKLFSPDVLTIVWARRFAGYKRAELITRDMARFKKLLNNSDRPVQIIWAGKPFPFDYGAIETFNHLVRLTRDFPNAAVLVGYELELSRILKYGADIWLNNPVVTREASGTSGMTAAMNAGVNLSTDDGWVCEFAKDGHNSFIVPPAQPGLSDHDRDEHDRLGIFEILENKVLPMYYDKPKEWSQIVLNSMTDVVPFFDSDRMADEYYTTVYS, from the coding sequence ATGGCCGAATCGTTCCTCCCCGCTCCCTACGCACCGACCTACGACATCGACCCGAAATACGCGAAGAGCGCCGTCTACTTCTGCTGCGAATTCGCGATCGACCAGTCGTTCAAGATCTACTCCGGAGGCCTCGGCTTCCTCGCCGGCTCGCACATGCGGTCCGCCGCCGCGCTGAAGCAGAACCTCTGCGGCATCGGCGTCTACTGGACCTGCGGCTACTACAACCAGACCCGTGGCGAGGGACGCGAGATGGCCGTGCAGTTCCGCCGCAAGGAATACGCGTTCCTTCAGGATACCGGCATCCGTTTCCAGATCCCGATCTACGGCAAACAGGTCTGGGTCGGCGCCAAGTTTCTGCCACCCGAAGTGTTCGGCACGGTGCCGATGTTCTTCCTCACCACCGACATCGAGGAGAACGACATCAACGACCGGCAGATCACCCAACGCCTCTACGACAACGATCCCGGACGCCGGGTCGCCCAGTACATCGTCCTCGGCGTCGGCGGTGCGCGCCTCCTCGAGGAACTCAAGGTCGACCCCGAGGTCTGGCACCTCAATGAGGCCCACGCCCTGTCGGCCGCATTCCGCGTGCTCGAAAAGCACAAGGGCAAGGTCGAGGAAGTCCGCAAGCGTTTCGTCTTCACCACCCACACCCCGGAAGAGGCGGGCAACGAGAAGCACGACTTCGGCCTGCTCAAGAGCGCCAGCTTCTTCGGCGGCCTCGACGAAGCGGTGGTTCGCGAGGCGACCGGCATCACCGACAGCGTCTTCAACCACTCGCTCGCCGCGCTCCGCCTGAGCCACAAGGCAAACGGAGTCTCGAAGCTGCACGGTGAGGTTTCCCGCAAGATGTGGGGCCACCATGAGAACATCTGCCCGATCGGCCACGTCACCAACGCCCAGAATGCCCGCTACTGGAAAGACCGCGGTCTCGAGCGCGCCCGCACCAACGGCGACCTTGAGTTCCTGCACGACCGCAAGCGCGAGCTGAAAGACCAGCTGTTCCGGGTCGTCGCCGACCAGACCGGCAAACTTTTCAGCCCGGATGTCCTGACCATCGTCTGGGCCCGCCGCTTCGCCGGCTACAAACGCGCCGAGCTGATCACCCGCGATATGGCACGCTTCAAGAAGCTGCTCAACAATAGCGACCGGCCCGTCCAGATCATCTGGGCCGGCAAGCCGTTCCCGTTCGATTACGGCGCGATCGAGACCTTCAACCACCTCGTCCGGCTGACCCGCGACTTCCCGAACGCCGCGGTGCTCGTCGGCTATGAGCTCGAACTTTCGCGCATCCTCAAGTACGGCGCCGACATCTGGCTCAACAACCCGGTGGTCACGCGTGAAGCCTCCGGCACCTCCGGCATGACCGCGGCGATGAATGCCGGAGTCAACCTGTCGACCGACGACGGCTGGGTCTGCGAGTTCGCCAAGGACGGCCACAACTCGTTCATCGTGCCGCCGGCCCAGCCCGGACTGTCCGATCACGATCGCGACGAACACGACCGCCTCGGGATTTTCGAGATCCTCGAGAACAAGGTTCTGCCGATGTACTACGACAAACCCAAGGAGTGGTCACAGATCGTGCTCAACAGCATGACCGACGTGGTGCCGTTCTTCGACTCCGACCGGATGGCGGACGAATACTACACGACCGTCTATTCCTGA
- the tdh gene encoding L-threonine 3-dehydrogenase, with protein sequence MKALVKATAGPGLEMQDVPMPEVGPTDVLIKIRKTSICGTDVHIWKWDKWAERTIPVPMHVGHEFCGVVEAVGDGVTDISPGELVSGEGHIVCNRCRNCLAGRRHLCPNTLGVGVNRPGAFAEYLSIPYRNVYKVDPSIPEDVISCFDPLGNAVHTALSWDLVAEDVLITGAGPIGCMAAAICRFAGARHVVVTDVNPYRLDLAKKLGATRTVDVSKESLTDVRNELGMKEGFDVGLEMSGHPSGLSDILEHSSNGAKVSLLGIFPEKVAIDWDKVIFKGLILKGIYGREMFETWYKMSSMVRAGLDISPVITHRFPVDQFKEGFETMISGQSGKIVLDWS encoded by the coding sequence ATGAAAGCACTCGTCAAAGCCACCGCCGGACCCGGATTGGAGATGCAGGATGTCCCGATGCCCGAGGTCGGGCCGACCGATGTCCTGATCAAGATCCGCAAGACCTCGATCTGCGGCACCGACGTGCACATTTGGAAGTGGGACAAGTGGGCCGAGCGCACCATCCCGGTGCCGATGCACGTCGGCCACGAATTCTGCGGCGTGGTCGAAGCGGTCGGTGACGGCGTGACCGACATTTCACCGGGCGAACTCGTCTCCGGTGAAGGCCACATCGTTTGCAACCGCTGCCGCAACTGCCTCGCCGGCCGCCGCCACCTGTGCCCCAACACGCTCGGCGTCGGCGTCAATCGCCCGGGTGCGTTTGCCGAGTATCTCTCGATCCCGTATCGCAACGTCTACAAGGTAGACCCTTCCATCCCGGAGGACGTGATCTCGTGCTTCGACCCGCTCGGGAACGCGGTTCACACGGCGCTGTCTTGGGACCTCGTCGCCGAGGACGTCCTGATCACCGGCGCCGGACCGATCGGCTGCATGGCGGCTGCAATCTGCCGTTTCGCCGGCGCGCGGCACGTGGTCGTCACCGACGTGAATCCATACCGCCTCGACCTGGCCAAGAAGCTCGGCGCCACCCGCACGGTGGATGTTTCCAAGGAATCGCTCACCGACGTCCGCAACGAGCTTGGCATGAAGGAGGGCTTCGACGTCGGCCTCGAGATGTCGGGGCACCCGTCTGGACTCTCCGACATCCTCGAACACAGCTCGAACGGTGCGAAGGTGTCCCTTCTCGGCATCTTCCCGGAAAAGGTCGCGATCGATTGGGACAAGGTGATCTTCAAGGGCTTGATCCTGAAAGGCATCTACGGCCGCGAGATGTTCGAGACGTGGTACAAGATGAGCAGCATGGTCCGCGCCGGCCTCGATATCTCCCCGGTCATCACCCACCGCTTCCCGGTCGACCAATTCAAGGAGGGCTTCGAGACCATGATCTCCGGCCAGTCCGGCAAGATCGTCCTCGACTGGAGCTGA
- a CDS encoding acyltransferase — MAPVLSASRNQELDGWRAIAVLGVMWLHWAIPKWRGGIPFEIGLYFFLTLTGFLITRILLRERDRGDQSGKPWAAEAFRRFQFRRALRILIPCYAAMVFGLIVGAEDIRQHPFVYFAHLSNFHIALLPEWPHGTSHYWTLAIQQQFYLLWPILIFIVPKRALTAVLILLVAVAPISRFVLLHHFPQVHHPGAISLCALDYLASGSLLALAMHRGLAPSDSRLRLAAWGCLAVYSVLYTLDWIGRPVPGLRHVQQTFLCVSMAGLIAATLHGLPRPVAHVLTRPWVLHIAKISYSLYLLHCLVPMALGHVAPFLWEIDGSLGTAVRLICFALAAWGVSWLSWRWIEQPVNQMRSKIPSQ, encoded by the coding sequence ATGGCCCCCGTCTTGAGCGCGTCACGGAATCAGGAACTCGACGGCTGGCGGGCCATTGCCGTGCTCGGCGTGATGTGGCTGCACTGGGCGATCCCCAAGTGGCGCGGCGGGATCCCCTTCGAGATCGGCTTGTATTTCTTCCTCACCCTGACCGGATTCCTGATCACACGAATCCTCCTCCGGGAAAGGGATCGGGGCGACCAATCGGGAAAACCGTGGGCCGCCGAAGCCTTCCGCCGCTTCCAGTTCCGCCGTGCCCTGCGCATCCTCATCCCCTGCTACGCGGCGATGGTCTTCGGCCTGATCGTCGGCGCCGAAGATATCCGCCAGCACCCGTTCGTCTACTTCGCCCACCTGTCGAATTTCCATATCGCGCTGCTCCCCGAATGGCCGCACGGGACCTCGCACTACTGGACCCTCGCCATCCAGCAGCAGTTCTACCTGCTGTGGCCGATCCTGATCTTCATCGTCCCGAAAAGGGCTCTCACCGCGGTCCTGATCCTCCTCGTCGCCGTCGCCCCGATCTCCCGCTTCGTTCTCCTTCACCATTTCCCCCAGGTGCACCACCCGGGGGCCATCAGCCTCTGCGCCCTCGACTACCTCGCAAGCGGATCCCTGCTGGCTTTGGCAATGCACCGCGGCCTCGCACCTTCGGACTCCCGGTTGCGGCTCGCCGCCTGGGGTTGTCTCGCGGTCTACTCGGTGCTTTACACCCTCGATTGGATCGGTCGACCGGTGCCGGGCCTGCGTCACGTGCAGCAAACTTTCCTCTGCGTCTCGATGGCCGGATTGATAGCCGCCACCCTCCACGGGCTGCCTCGCCCTGTTGCTCATGTCCTCACCCGGCCTTGGGTTCTGCACATCGCGAAGATCAGCTACTCGCTCTATCTGCTTCACTGCCTCGTGCCGATGGCGCTCGGACACGTGGCTCCGTTTCTCTGGGAAATCGACGGCAGCCTCGGCACCGCGGTCCGGTTGATCTGCTTCGCGCTGGCGGCGTGGGGCGTCAGCTGGCTGTCATGGCGCTGGATCGAGCAGCCCGTGAATCAGATGCGATCCAAGATTCCGTCTCAATAA